Proteins found in one Aethina tumida isolate Nest 87 chromosome 1, icAetTumi1.1, whole genome shotgun sequence genomic segment:
- the LOC109594689 gene encoding hemicentin-2-like — MKPTSYRRSSGLLVLTSWLIILLELCTVFSGGDAATHAVKRFTGLYTGPYFDPTTTTNITTQLGTHAYLPCKVKQLGNKSVSWIRRRDAHILTVDRYTFIADDRFQAFLVEATDTWTLQVKYVQARDAGQYECQVSTEPKMSHFITLNVVVPKIEIPGGNERFVKTGSPVQLKCVITQSLEEPAYIFWYHNGERVLKNDIRMEREGSETTVSTLIIYHTRHEDSGNYTCSPSNLDSASVLLHVLNGEHPAAMQRGKNSASPIPAWSHLSVGLGLAACTPPRFAIAVALTLAALAELLVT, encoded by the exons TGTTTTCCGGTGGCGATGCGGCAACTCATGCAGTTAAAAGATTCACGGGATTGTACACCGGGCCGTACTTCGATCCCACAACCACCACGAATATAACAACCCAATTGGGAACGCACGCTTATTTGCCGTGCAAAGTGAAGCAGTTGGGCAACAAATCTGTGTCGTGGATCAGGAGGCGGGACGCACACATTCTCACCGTCGATCGGTACACATTCATCGCCGATGACCGATTTCAGGCTTTCCTCGTCGAGGCCACCGACACCTGGACATTGCAAGTTAAATACGTCCAGGCGAGGGATGCCGGCCAATATGAGTGTCAAGTTAGCACCGAGCCCAAAATGAGTCACTTCATCACACTAAATGTTGTCG TGCCGAAAATTGAAATTCCTGGTGGAAACGAAAGATTCGTGAAAACTGGCAGTCCAGTTCAACTGAAGTGTGTGATCACCCAATCGCTAGAAGAGCCCGCTTACATATTCTGGTACCACAACGGCGAACGAGTTCTGAAGAACGACATCCGCATGGAAAGGGAAGGGAGCGAGACAACAGTCAGCACACTTATCATATATCACACGCGACACGAGGATTCCGGAAACTACACGTGCAGTCCTTCAAACCTCGATTCCGCCAGCGTTTTATTACACGTCCTAAATG GTGAACATCCGGCAGCGATGCAACGAGGAAAGAATTCAGCTTCGCCGATTCCAGCTTGGTCCCATCTTTCGGTAGGACTTGGACTAGCTGCTTGTACCCCACCAAGATTCGCCATCGCTGTAGCTCTCACTTTAGCCGCCCTCGCGGAGCTCCTAGTGACATAA